Proteins co-encoded in one Fusarium musae strain F31 chromosome 3, whole genome shotgun sequence genomic window:
- a CDS encoding hypothetical protein (EggNog:ENOG41), which translates to MNPSDQYQQMPMQHQVMNPGTKISPAAMYGAPQPGYPDPSAQYQHVQYDTSQQAGGMPYGAVAPSGSMMEQHYAGQNVFPTPPMHQPPPPPQAQQQPSPEAYSPGEYQHHDLADLLGTLKVNETGTAPYLRNKASFRREEEPAIEDDEEFPANLPKPAPGHKIRIPPELMPDDDTALNYFDLYFTHVHPYVPVLCKTVFYQQWNTDRNAISPLILEAIFAMGGRLAEDPGEGQQWLALASRHADSFMDIPRLSTLQALLMILKAREAAPKRGYYYRSWMTVVQCVQMGKDLGLDEHYEDHQAGISCEFTPVECQLRKRLWQLVFVCEVMVGAPQGRHDHAVKLNTVDFTAARPVPGCEESEYHISRNFSYFSQVVRTVATMSKVYTRLRRRKDWGVDPEFQQLGQSFNTWLTELPPDLAISFPPDGSPPWIPSHFIGNMHGYYYLALILFHRPILSFLDPNSPDGQWKRHMMICYSSAKALCRLQEATLNSFGLTGLQCMQRGFSFSLYAGLSCIVIHLVAIVSPDPEFNTDAREYFTRHMRMLEKVMAAWPMPELEKQINALRDAFSADVRKPFVLKPSFPYGSPHPSTHSSPPRGNDSFRPVIHRTGSIDQHLDTHGAQQVSYTNHPITPPISAGPLDSKSDSPAVQSLVMMSQGSQAPGMPQSMSMTDQPAWNPSRLFEQWNTTFGTPTSHTQSSSTPPHTSPLNASSSGATEVPTIQDIQAVQASMPAGSHQISPSQYSSAPVPNFVTPAMWQESVASVYEGGLKRAWGQ; encoded by the exons ATGAACCCTTCAGATCAGTATCAGCAAATGCCAATGCAACATCAAGTAATGAACCCAGGCACAAAGATCTCGCCAGCTGCTATGTACGGTGCTCCTCAGCCAGGTTACCCTGATCCAAGTGCCCAATATCAGCATGTTCAGTACGATACTTCTCAGCAAGCTGGAGGCATGCCTTATGGTGCTGTTGCGCCTTCCGGTTCAATGATGGAACAGCATTATGCAGGCCAGAATGTGTTTCCCACTCCCCCAATGCACCAgccaccaccgcctcctcaagctcagcagcaacCCTCCCCAGAGGCCTACTCACCTGGAGAATATCAACATCATGACCTTGCAGATCTCTTGGGAACACTGAAGGTCAATGAAACCGGTACAG CTCCATATCTCAGGAACAAGGCATCCTTCAGACGTGAAGAGGAGCCAGCtattgaagacgatgaggagtTCCCAGCCAATTTGCCTAAGCCTGCACCTGGTCACAAGATTCGCATACCGCCCGAGTTGATGCCCGATGACGACACAGCACTCAATTATTTCGACCTTTATTTCACTCACGTTCACCCTTACGTTCCTGTGTTATGCAAGACAGTCTTCTACCAACAATGGAACACAGATCGAAACGCTATTTCGCCTTTGATTCTGGAAGCTATCTTTGCTATGGGTGGACGTTTGGCCGAGGACCCGGGTGAGGGTCAACAATGGCTTGCACTCGCTTCCC GACACGCCGATTCTTTCATGGACATTCCACGTCTGAGCACCCTCCAAGCCCTGCTTATGATTCTCAAAGCTCGCGAAGCTGCACCCAAGCGAGGTTACTATTATCGTTCTTGGATGACTGTTGTACAGTGTGTTCAGATGGGCAAGGACCTGGGCTTGGATGAGCATTACGAGGACCACCAAGCAGGCATTTCTTGCGAATTTACCCCGGTGGAGTGCCAACTCCGAAAGCGATTATGGCAGCTGGTCTTTGTCTGCGAGGTTATGGTTGGAGCTCCCCAAG GGCGACACGACCACGCAGTGAAACTTAACACTGTGGATTTCACCGCTGCGAGACCGGTTCCAGGCTGTGAAGAATCCGAATACCACATCTCGCGCAATTTCAGCTACTTCTCTCAGGTTGTGCGAACTGTTGCTACCATGAGCAAAGTCTACACAAGACTGCGAAGACGAAAGGATTGGGGCGTTGACCCTGAATTCCAGCAGTTGGGACAAAGCTTCAACACTTGGCTGACAGAGCTACCTCCGGATCTGGCCATTTCCTTCCCACCAGATGGATCGCCTCCTTGGATTCCCTCGCACTTTATTGGAAACATGCACGGATACTACTACCTGGCCTTGATTCTGTTCCATCGACCTATCCTGTCATTCCTTGACCCTAATTCTCCGGATGGACAATGGAAACGCCATATGATGATATGCTACAGCTCTGCCAAGGCATTGTGCCGTCTCCAGGAGGCAACTCTCAACTCATTTGGACTTACCGGACTCCAGTGTATGCAGCGAGGCTTCAGTTTCTCTCTTTACGCAGGCCTCTCTTGCATTGTCATTCATCTG GTTGCAATTGTTTCACCAGATCCGGAGTTCAACACTGATGCTCGCGAGTACTTTACGAGGCACATGAGGATGTTGGAGAAGGTGATGGCAGCATGGCCGATGCCagagctggagaagcagaTCAATGCACTACGAGATGCTTTCTCAGCAGATGTTCGAAAGCCATTCGTCCTGAAACCCAGCTTTCCCTATGGCAGCCCCCACCCTTCCACGCACTCCAGCCCTCCTCGCGGTAACGACTCATTCCGACCAGTAATCCACCGGACAGGGTCCATTGATCAACATTTGGATACACACGGTGCTCAACAAGTCAGTTATACCAACCACCCCATTACACCTCCTATTTCCGCGGGCCCTTTGGACAGCAAAAGTGACTCCCCAGCTGTACAGTCGCTCGTCATGATGTCACAAGGATCACAGGCTCCTGGGATGCCCCAGAGCATGTCGATGACGGACCAACCCGCATGGAATCCATCGCGACTATTTGA ACAATGGAACACCACATTTGGTACGCCTACCTCTCACACACAATCCAGTTCCACCCCACCTCACACGAGCCCTCTTAACGCGTCGTCCTCAGGTGCCACTGAAGTTCCCACTATCCAGGATATCCAGGCAGTTCAAGCTTCAATGCCTGCTGGATCGCATCAAATCTCGCCATCTCAGTACTCGTCTGCACCGGTGCCAAACTTTGTCACCCCTGCAATGTGGCAAGAGTCGGTTGCAAGCGTTTACGAGGGTGGGTTGAAGCGAGCATGGGGCCAGTGA
- a CDS encoding hypothetical protein (BUSCO:EOG09264O3B), translating into MATLDNANPTILSASQLPTRQKKAEPRRGPDSKYDDIIFAKPSYLSGPFGQGPAIWPRMNDWQDEFSSEAIDEQEIYDLISTISDPEHPVSLGQLSVINLSDIHITPSPSMGVPDPNTIVQVVVEITPTITHCSLATVIGLGVRVRLEQALPPNYRVDVTCKENSHNQDDQVNKQLGDKERVAAALENDTLKGVLDKMLETCA; encoded by the exons ATGGCAACCTTGGATAACGCGAATCCAACTATCCTGAGTGCGTCTCAGCTGCCTACCCggcagaagaaggctgagccGCGTCGGGGTCCGGATTCCAAATACGACGATATCATCTTCGCGAAGCCATCGTATCTTTCAGGGCCTTTCGGTCAAGGTCCGGCCATATGGCCCCGAATGAACGACTGGCAGGATGAGTTCTCATCCGAAGCTATTGACGAACAAGAAATTTATG ATCTGATCTCAACAATCTCGGATCCAGAGCACCCGGTATCACTCGGCCAATTGTCAGTGATTAACCTCTCTGATATTCACATtactccatctccttctaTGGGTGTTCCTGACCCTAATACCATCGTCCAGGTGGTTGTGGAGATCACGCCTACCATCACCCACTGCTCGCTAGCCACCGTTATCGGGCTGGGAGTTCGAGTGAGACTGGAGCAGGCACTGCCGCCCAACTACCGTGTGGATGTCACCTGCAAAGAGAACAGCCACAaccaagatgatcaagtcaaCAAACAATTAGGCGATAAGGAACGAGTTGCTGCAGCTTTAGAGAACGACACTCTGAAAGGAGTACTGGACAAGATGTTGGAAACTTGCGCTTAG
- the ERG10 gene encoding erg10, acetyl-CoA C-acetyltransferase (EggNog:ENOG41), with the protein MANLPPVYIVSTARTPIGSFLGSLSSQTAVQLGAVAIKGAVERAGIKPEDVDEVFFGNVLSAGVGQGPARQCALGAGLPQTVIATTVNKVCASSLKAIILGAQNIMLGTSDIVVAGGTESMSNTPHYLPNLRNGAKYGDQTLVDGVLKDGLTDSFKKDHMGISAELCVQDHELTREAQDEYAINSYKKAQAATEAGLFTEIVPVEVPGGRGKPAIKVERDDEVKNLNVDKLKAVRPAFKPDGTVTAPNAAPINDGAAAVVLVSEAKLKELNLKPVAKILGWGDAEREPERFTIAPALAIPKAIKHAGLTADQVEYYEINEAFSAVALANMKLLGLNPDQVNVYGGSVAIGHPLGCSGARIVTTLTSVLKEKKAKIGAVGICNGGGGASAMVIENLQ; encoded by the exons ATGGCCAACCTTCCTCCTGTCTATATCGTCTCTACGGCTCGTACGCCCATCGGCTCGTTCCTCGG CTCTTTGTCGAGCCAGACCGCCGTTCAACTGGGAGCTGTCGCCATTAAGG GAGCTGTCGAGCGCGCAGGTATCAAGCCTGAGGATGTCGACGAGGTCTTTTTTGGCAATGTCCTCTCCGCTGG CGTTGGACAGGGCCCTGCCCGTCAATGTGCTCTCGGTGCAGGCCTTCCCCAGACTGTCATCGCCACGACTGTGAACAAGGTCTGCGCTTCTTcgctcaaggccatcatccTTGGTGCTCAAAACATTATGCTCGGCACCTCCGACATTGTCGTTGCTGGTGGAACCGAGTCCATGTCCAACACTCCTCACTACCTCCCCAACCTCCGAAACGGCGCCAAGTACGGCGATCAGACTCTCGTCGACGGTGTCCTCAAGGACGGTTTGACCGACTCTTTCAAGAAGGACCACATGGGTATCTCTGCTGAGCTTTGCGTTCAGGACCATGAGCTCACCCGCGAGGCTCAGGACGAGTACGCCATCAACTCATACAAGAAGGCCCAGGCTGCCACTGAGGCCGGTCTTTTCACTGAGATCGTCCCCGTTGAGGTCCCTGGTGGCCGTGGCAAGCCCGCTATCAAGGTTGAGCGCGACGACGAGGTCAAGAACCTGAAtgtcgacaagctcaaggctgtGCGCCCTGCTTTCAAGCCCGATGGTACTGTCACTGCCCCTAACGCTGCTCCCATCAACGATGGTGCCGCCGCTGTTGTCCTCGTCTCCGAGGCTaagctcaaggagctcaaccTTAAGCCTGTTGCCAAGATCCTTGGTTGGGGTGATGCTGAGCGTGAGCCTGAGCGTTTTACCATTGCCCCTGCTCTGGCCATTCCCAAAGCCATCAAGCACGCTGGTTTGACCGCCGACCAGGTCGAGTACTACGAGATCAACGAGGCCTTCTCCGCCGTTGCGCTCGCCAACATGAAGCTCCTTGGTCTTAACCCTGACCAGGTCAACGTCTACGGTGGTTCCGTTGCCATCGGTCACCCTCTTGGATGCTCTGGTGCCCGTATTGTCACCACCCTTACCTCCgtcctcaaggagaagaaggccaagattgGTGCCGTTGGTATCTGCaacggtggtggtggtgcttcTGCTATGGTTATCGAGAACCTGCAATAG